In one window of Planctomycetota bacterium DNA:
- a CDS encoding type II toxin-antitoxin system prevent-host-death family antitoxin, whose protein sequence is MYSGRMEINATAFKARCLRLLDEVSRVGGEIVILKRGRPVARLVPARDDRPWLALRGRGSFKGDPFASVVEESEIDVLR, encoded by the coding sequence ATGTACAGTGGTCGCATGGAGATCAATGCAACAGCGTTCAAAGCCCGCTGCCTTCGGCTCCTCGACGAGGTCAGCCGAGTCGGCGGGGAGATCGTCATCCTCAAGCGCGGGCGGCCGGTGGCCCGTCTGGTGCCGGCACGCGACGACAGACCGTGGCTCGCCCTCCGCGGCCGGGGTTCTTTCAAGGGAGATCCGTTCGCCAGCGTCGTCGAGGAATCCGAGATCGACGTCTTGCGATGA